The Propionibacterium freudenreichii subsp. freudenreichii genome contains a region encoding:
- a CDS encoding helix-turn-helix domain-containing protein, which yields MREGIALAKARGVYDRGPKLSADQIDTARRRIANGVTKSRVARDLGVSRQTLYTALSGQGRYQH from the coding sequence ATCCGCGAAGGCATCGCCCTGGCCAAAGCCCGCGGCGTCTACGACCGGGGACCCAAACTGTCGGCCGACCAGATCGACACCGCCCGCCGGCGCATCGCCAACGGGGTGACCAAATCCAGGGTCGCCCGGGATCTCGGAGTGTCGCGGCAGACCCTCTACACCGCCCTGTCCGGCCAAGGCCGCTACCAACACTGA
- a CDS encoding EamA family transporter, whose amino-acid sequence MPPVTVAIVLVAAVAHAGWNLVSKYKKGDTLLFVGAYTTASAILCLPLAIGAAVSGSQPITWALVAAAAVSAALHLTYSLTLQAGYDRADLGVVYPIARGVGPLLTIVIAIFLLGERPTALAIIGALVILAGILVVTGNPFQRTGSRPLRGIAWGTTTGATIAAYTLWDAFAIGSIGLAPVSYYAGTLVVQVVFLAPAIIRRRAAFANTLRVNRAPTAAVAVLSPLAYILVLTAMQTSPVALVAPLREASIVIGALLAWRLFGEGHLARRLIGAVIVLAGIAAISL is encoded by the coding sequence ATGCCACCAGTCACCGTTGCGATCGTCCTCGTCGCCGCAGTCGCCCACGCTGGCTGGAACCTCGTATCGAAGTATAAGAAAGGCGACACGCTGCTGTTCGTGGGCGCCTACACGACCGCTTCCGCGATCCTGTGTCTCCCTCTCGCGATCGGTGCCGCCGTCTCCGGTTCGCAACCGATCACCTGGGCCCTGGTCGCCGCTGCGGCCGTGTCCGCCGCCCTGCACCTGACGTACTCGCTCACCCTGCAGGCGGGCTACGACCGAGCAGACCTCGGAGTCGTCTATCCGATCGCTCGCGGCGTCGGGCCGCTGCTCACCATCGTGATCGCTATCTTCCTGCTCGGAGAACGCCCCACGGCGCTGGCGATCATCGGAGCGCTCGTTATCCTCGCAGGCATCCTCGTCGTCACGGGCAACCCCTTCCAGAGAACGGGCAGCCGCCCCCTCCGCGGCATCGCATGGGGTACTACCACCGGAGCCACGATCGCCGCCTACACGCTGTGGGACGCGTTCGCGATCGGCTCCATCGGGCTCGCACCCGTCAGTTACTACGCCGGCACGCTCGTCGTCCAGGTCGTATTCCTGGCTCCAGCCATCATCAGACGCCGCGCAGCGTTCGCGAACACCCTCCGCGTAAATCGCGCACCTACCGCCGCGGTCGCAGTGCTGTCCCCGCTCGCGTACATCCTTGTGCTGACCGCAATGCAAACCTCACCCGTGGCACTCGTCGCGCCACTGCGGGAGGCATCCATCGTGATCGGCGCGCTCCTCGCCTGGCGTCTCTTCGGCGAAGGACACCTCGCCCGGCGTCTGATCGGCGCCGTGATCGTACTTGCCGGCATTGCCGCCATCAGCCTGTAG